In Dama dama isolate Ldn47 chromosome 20, ASM3311817v1, whole genome shotgun sequence, a single window of DNA contains:
- the IFI44 gene encoding interferon-induced protein 44: MAVATRLTWRQEKKLQNYFGEKQFSLLYKASVHGFSTNSLLKICSEQVPTLTVVYSEDQIVGAYMQKNYGEGNYLITVFVFQEITITDCKVGPFKLRMLFDEDCYGNREVSIHLNKKTMLFSINTVKKLGLSQHYISFQDCEVFRCEDLLDKRRMNGITELKESLLCAIRNYVPYGGLVNKIRILLLGPVGAGKSSFVNSVKSIFRGHVTNQALVGSNPTGTSEKNRTYFIKDAKDNNTLPFILCDSMGLSEKEGLDMGDIPYILEGHFPDRYQCNSLKLMPKGIGNHTGCPLLEDRVHCVAFVFNANSVEQLSNQMVKRIKRIRRELIKCGPCGMLTHVDTLDLITKADLIDIYKCVPVKLKLEAVHRKLGFALSDIFVVSNYTSEWELEPVIDVLILSALKEMLWAADDFLENLPFENTEIRRKK; this comes from the exons ATGGCAGTGGCAACTCGTTTGACATGGAGGCAAGAGAAAAAGCTGCAAAATTACTTTGGAGAAAAGCAGTTTAGTCTTCTCTATAAGGCCAGTGTCCATGGATTCTCTACTAATAGTTTGCTTAAGATATGCTCTGAACAAGTACCCACTCTAACAGTGGTTTACAGTGAAGATCAGATTGTTGGGGCATATATGCAAAAGAACTATGGGGAAGGAAACTATCTAATCACTGTTTTTGTCTTTCAAGAGATTACAATTACAGACTGCAAAGTAGGACCATTTAAACTACGTATGTTGTTTGATGAAGACTGTTATGGAAATCGTGAAGTCAGTATACATCTAAACAAAAAAACGATGCTTTTTAgtataaatacagtgaaaaaACTTGGACTATCTCAACATTATATTTCCTTCCAGGACTGTGAAGTTTTTCGATGTGAAG ATTTATTGGACAAAAGGAGGATGAATGGGATTACTGA GCTCAAGGAGAGCTTATTGTGTGCTATCAGAAATTACGTACCATATGGAGGCCTGGTTAACAAAATTCGGATTCTGCTTCTGGGTCCAGTTGGAGCTGGGAAGTCTAGCTTTGTCAACTCAGTGAAGTCTATTTTCCGAGGCCATGTAACGAACCAGGCTTTGGTGGGTTCTAATCCAACTGGGACATCTGAAAAG AACAGAACATATTTCATTAAGGATGCGAAGGATAACAACACTCTGCCATTTATTCTGTGTGACTCAATGGGGCTGAGTGAGAAAGAAGGCCTGGACATGGGTGACATACCCTATATCTTAGAAGGCCATTTTCCTGACAGATACCAG TGTAATTCCTTGAAACTAATGCCAAAAGGTATTGGTAACCATACAGGCTGCCCATTGCTGGAGGACAGAGTCCATTGCGTGGCATTTGTGTTCAATGCCAACTCTGTTGAACAGCTCTCCAATCAGATGGTGAAAAGGATCAAAAGAATTCGAAGGGAGTTGATTAA ATGTGGTCCATGTGGTATGCTCACTCATGTAGATACCTTGGATCTGATTACAAAAGCTGACCTCATAGACATATACAAATGTGTGCCTGTGAAACTTAAG CTAGAGGCAGTTCACAGAAAACTTGGATTCGCTCTTTCTGACATCTTTGTGGTTAGTAATTACACCTCAGAGTGGGAACTGGAGCCTGTCATAGACGTCCTGATCCTCTCTGCACTGAAAGAGATGCTGTGGGCTGCAGATGACTTCTTAGAGAATTTGCCTTTTGAGAACACAG Agatcagaagaaagaaatga